A stretch of Macadamia integrifolia cultivar HAES 741 chromosome 7, SCU_Mint_v3, whole genome shotgun sequence DNA encodes these proteins:
- the LOC122084070 gene encoding probable aquaporin PIP2-8 has product MSKEVSEEGGSHGKDYADPPPAPLIDMGEIKLWSFYRAIIAEFIATLLFLYITVATVIGHKKSFATGPCNGVGLLGIAWSFGGMIFVLVYCTAGISGGHINPAVTFGLFLARKVSLIRAVAYIVAQCLGAICGVGLVKAFMKHDYNMYGGGANLVASGYSNGTALGAEIIGTFVLVYTVFSATDPKRSARDSHVPVLAPLPIGFAVFMVHLATIPITGTGINPARSFGAAVIYNKDQVWDDHWIFWVGPLVGALAAAAYHQYILRAAAIKALGSFRSNPSN; this is encoded by the exons ATGTCGAAGGAAGTGAGTGAGGAAGGAGGATCCCATGGGAAGGACTACGCGGACCCTCCTCCAGCCCCTCTTATCGACATGGGGGAGATTAAGCTCTGGTCCTTCTACAGGGCTATAATCGCTGAGTTCATCGCTacccttctctttctctacaTCACGGTAGCCACAGTTATCGGTCACAAGAAATCTTTTGCCACTGGGCCCTGTAATGGCGTTGGTCTTCTGGGAATCGCTTGGTCTTTTGGTGGCATGATCTTTGTCCTTGTCTACTGCACCGCTGGAATCTCTG GTGGTCACATAAACCCGGCTGTGACCTTCGGACTGTTCTTGGCGAGGAAGGTTTCTCTGATCAGAGCTGTGGCTTACATAGTAGCTCAGTGCTTGGGTGCTATTTGCGGAGTTGGGCTGGTGAAGGCGTTCATGAAGCACGATTACAACATGTATGGAGGTGGAGCAAACTTAGTTGCGTCTGGATACTCAAACGGGACAGCTCTAGGAGCTGAGATTATCGGAACCTTCGTGCTGGTCTACACCGTCTTTTCCGCCACCGATCCCAAGAGAAGCGCTCGCGACTCACATGTCCCT GTGTTGGCTCCCTTGCCTATTGGGTTCGCAGTCTTCATGGTGCACTTGGCCACCATCCCAATCACAGGAACGGGCATCAACCCAGCTAGGAGCTTCGGCGCTGCAGTGATCTACAACAAAGACCAAGTCTGGGATGATCAT TGGATCTTCTGGGTTGGACCGTTGGTCGGAGCACTGGCTGCAGCAGCATACCACCAATACATACTGAGAGCGGCAGCCATTAAAGCTTTGGGATCATTCAGGAGCAACCCCAGCAactaa